A single genomic interval of Bufo gargarizans isolate SCDJY-AF-19 unplaced genomic scaffold, ASM1485885v1 original_scaffold_1618_pilon, whole genome shotgun sequence harbors:
- the LOC122923442 gene encoding histone H1.11L-like: MAETAPAAAAPPPAEAAAKSKRQPKKSAAAGGAKKSKKPSGPSVSELLVTAVSASKERSGVSLAALKKALAAGGCDVEKNNSRIKVAIRALVTKGTLTQVKGSGASGSFKLNKKQQETKDKAAKKPAATAAKKPAKSPKKPKKAPAKSPKKTKKPAAAKKAAKSPKKPKAAPKPKKLAKSPAKKAAKPKAAKSPAKKAAKAKKSAAKKPAATAAKKPAKSPKKPKKAPAKSPKKTKKPAAAKKAAKSPKKPKAAPKPKKLAKSPAKKAAKPKAAKSPAKKAAKAKKSAAKK, from the coding sequence ATGGCAGAGACCGCGCCAGCAGCCGCCGCTCCTCCTCCCGCCGAAGCGGCCGCCAAGTCCAAGAGGCAGCCGAAGAAATCCGCCGCTGCAGGGGGCGCCAAGAAAAGCAAGAAGCCGTCCGGTCCCAGCGTGTCCGAGCTCCTCGTCACAGCCGTGTCCGCCTCCAAGGAGCGCAGCGGGGTGTCTCTGGCCGCCCTGAAGAAGGCTCTGGCTGCAGGAGGATGCGATGTGGAGAAGAATAATAGCCGCATCAAGGTGGCCATCAGGGCTCTGGTCACCAAGGGGACCCTCACCCAGGTGAAGGGCAGCGGCGCCTCCGGCTCCTTCAAGCTCAACAagaagcagcaggagaccaagGACAAGGCGGCCAAGAAACCTGCAGCTACTGCGGCCAAGAAACCCGCTAAATCCCCGAAGAAGCCCAAGAAGGCCCCGGCCAAGAGCCCGAAAAAGACCAAGAAACCAGCCGCGGCCAAGAAAGCAGCCAAGAGCCCCAAGAAGCCGAAGGCTGCCCCCAAGCCCAAGAAGCTGGCCAAGAGTCCGGCTAAGAAGGCGGCCAAACCCAAGGCTGCCAAGAGTCCGGCTAAGAAAGCGGCGAAAGCCAAGAAGAGCGCGGCCAAGAAACCTGCAGCTACTGCGGCCAAGAAACCCGCTAAATCCCCGAAGAAGCCCAAGAAGGCTCCGGCCAAGAGCCCGAAAAAGACCAAGAAACCAGCCGCGGCCAAGAAAGCAGCCAAGAGCCCCAAGAAGCCGAAGGCTGCCCCCAAGCCCAAGAAGCTGGCCAAGAGTCCGGCTAAGAAGGCGGCCAAACCCAAGGCTGCCAAGAGTCCGGCTAAGAAAGCGGCGAAAGCCAAGAAGAGCGCGGCCAAGAAGTAA